One window of the Thermococcus sp. genome contains the following:
- a CDS encoding cytochrome b5 domain-containing protein, whose amino-acid sequence MKRVTKVLIASGELLIAVSLVLVATGLAMNDPTSTLGSLMSYETARRAHTIASYLFIPLFYAHAAAGIYIALGRFESPKRPGVRKAVLSVWTIGIAVLVVSWLIPQGSLSVPPSVSASTVLTLEEVAKHSTENDCWVIVENRGYNVTSLIDTHPGGREAILEYCGTNATEVFFNEHTERDYGVLQQYYIGTIWEPLIQTKSSGSGRRVMMTRPLSRTIVVLIPTVPSVLSTLKATTLISSPAAFLPVKTSM is encoded by the coding sequence GAGCTGCTGATAGCGGTAAGCCTGGTGCTGGTGGCAACCGGCCTGGCAATGAACGATCCGACGTCAACCCTTGGTTCGCTGATGAGCTATGAAACGGCCAGGAGAGCCCACACCATAGCGTCGTACCTCTTCATCCCCCTCTTTTACGCCCACGCAGCGGCGGGCATATACATAGCCCTCGGAAGGTTCGAGAGCCCGAAGAGGCCAGGGGTCAGGAAAGCAGTGCTATCGGTGTGGACGATTGGGATAGCGGTGCTGGTTGTTTCCTGGCTGATCCCCCAGGGGAGCCTCTCTGTGCCCCCGAGCGTCTCCGCCAGCACGGTTCTGACCCTCGAAGAGGTCGCGAAGCACAGCACCGAAAACGACTGCTGGGTCATAGTCGAAAACAGGGGCTACAACGTTACGTCGCTGATAGACACCCACCCCGGAGGGAGGGAGGCCATACTGGAATACTGCGGCACAAACGCGACCGAGGTCTTTTTCAACGAGCACACTGAAAGGGATTATGGAGTACTCCAGCAGTATTACATCGGCACAATATGGGAGCCTTTGATACAGACAAAATCTTCTGGGAGTGGCAGGAGGGTCATGATGACCCGTCCCCTTTCAAGAACCATTGTCGTTCTAATACCAACCGTCCCGTCGGTGTTGAGCACCTTAAAGGCAACCACCCTTATCTCCTCTCCGGCCGCGTTCCTCCCGGTAAAGACCTCGATGTAG